A stretch of DNA from Manihot esculenta cultivar AM560-2 chromosome 7, M.esculenta_v8, whole genome shotgun sequence:
cgaatgctcacccctactcgaACATGATCTGAgttgtatttttagaaatatattaaaactgtTATAATGAATGAAATATAAATGATTAGACTGTTATAATGTAATAGTGAATTTGAATAgaatgaatattttattaatagaataaaattttaaaaattaaattatttttagataaaataatagagattaagttaaaaattttattaaattttaagggCTATATTAGCTTTTAATTTAAgatttgataattaataaaaataaaacttacaGACTTAACTTTCAACTGGGCTTGCAGTTTACCACTTTAGGCCTAAATCAATACATCTCAAAGACTTCAAATTGAAACACAGCCCACAGCCCATCATCATGAAGGCTGAATTGGTAATTTATAAACTCCTATATAAGCCACCATTTCATTTTTCTCCGCTTTCTAAAACCCTACTGGACGGCTGCAGCTGCTGCTCAGGTCTGTCATCTTCATCTGTGAGTTATTTTCGTTTGTGCTACGTAATCCATAAATTTCTATGCTCTATCTATAATCTTTATCCGAAGCTATTTTTAAGATATCATTTCTAATTTGAATTGATGTTAGTCTAGATCTAAGctggttgttttttttttttttgttaatttttttgagGTTATGTGTTTGTTCAAGGATGAACAGATGCATGTTATTGTATTAAGCATGACTATTCGTTTTTGCCAGGTTTAATTTTGctctttgaagagttttaatcAATGGCTCCAGCTAAAGGTACGCCTgttttgcttttgcttttgctGGTTTTTCTGTTAGGATTTCAAATGATTCATTTTCCGTAGTTAGTATTGACCCCACTATTGTTTGCTGTTTTTTTTTAACATGCTGCCAGTTCCTTACATGGTGCCTAATTGTTGTATGCATGATATCTATTAGATGCAAAAGCAAATCCATGTGTGCTACATTTGGATCAAATGCTTTTATATATCTGGTTTACATTTGATTTTCGTTGAAATTGGTTAGATGAAAGTTAACATGATTGTTTAATATGATGGATATCATGTGAGGTAGACTTGAAAAGTTGAAATGAGATTTTCAGTGGGTTTTTCTAACCTGCACTCAAATAATGTTTTATTCATATTTGAGATTTTCTTAACCTAGTTTCACCTTTCTAATTAGTCAAAGAAAATAATGTATTCTCACAATTCTAAATCCATTCATCTAATTTTAAGTTTTCTTAAAACTTAAAGTAAGAGCTAGTAAGGTAAGAGGGAGTAAAATATATCATGTGTCTAAAGTAGGCTTCTCCTCCATGTGAAACATGTTCctcatttaaatttcaaatctatATTTGTGGGCTTATTCTGCATGTATGTGTAACTGCTTGGGtcctaaaatatataaataaaaaaaggtcCATGTTATCTAATCCCTTTAACTTGTATAAGGGTGCATCCTGATTGGCCAAGCAGACTCACAAAAAAATAGCAGGAGAATGCCTTTCGGTTAATCCTCTTCAACTTGAATATTTGGGATGTTTTCTTTACTTTAGCTTTTTGAAGCCAAGAATCTGTTAATGAGtttctaaaatatattttcatggGGTTTTCATTTCCATGCTTTCTTGGGTTTTTGTTGAGGAAGTAtcagaaatatttaaatttttgtctTTAATAAAACTTCATCAATTTTTAGGTCATAATATTGGGCAAAAGCAGCTAGGCATGGTCGAATCTGGGTTTGGAATGCAACCAGTCAAACCCACATTTAACCAGAACTGTCTTCAAAGGAACTGAATCTATTTTGATTGGTGTGGTCTGGTTTCAGGTCAAAAACcagaattttcaattaaaatgtgATCATTGGAGTTGATCGAACTGGAACTGAGGAAACCCCTTGGTCTTGGTCCCAAGTCCCCTAACCCCCTGAACCAGAACCAACTGTCAGACGCCTGTTCTAGCCGGAATTGGACTGCCCCCAGCCCTAAATTAGCTAAAAAGAAAATTCTTAGTTGATTGTACTTGTTGCATAGCAATTGATGTTTGTTAAGCTTTATTGTGATTTGAGTTTATTGGATTTGGATATGAAGTTCTCTAATGCATTCTCGTCTTCCTATCTAGTGTTTACCTCCTTTCATCTAAATAAGCATTCTGTACCTTGCTTTTATTTGTGCTACAAAAACTTATTCTTCACCTCCTGCAGCTGATGCTACCAAAAAGACTGATCCTAAGGCACAAGCTGTGAAGGCTGCCAAGGCGGTGAAATCAGGGCCAACATTTAAGAAGAAAGCTACTAAGATCAGGACAAAGGTCACGTTTCACCGTCCAAAGacattgaagaaagagagaaaccCAAAGTATCCACGCATCAGTGCACCACCGAGAAACAAGTTGGACCACTATCAAATTCTGAAGTATCCACTGACTACCGAGTCTGCCATGAAGAAGATTGAGGACAACAACACGCTCGTATTCATTGTTGACATTCGTGCAGACAAGAAGAAAATCAAAGATGCAGTTAAAAAGATGTATGACATCCAGACCAAGAAAGTCAACACTTTGATCAGGTAACCGTATCAAATTGAGCTAAAGCATTATGGTTTTTTAAGTTTCATAATAAACCCATCTTGATAATGCTTTAGTTGAACCGTACTCTTGAGAGAAAGTTGGGAATTAGTTTATTGTTTGGCTGTTCTTTCCTCGTAACTGAATCCTTACCTCTTGTTATTTCAATGCCAGGCCGGATGGAACTAAGAAGGCATATGTTAGGTTGACGCCAGACTATGATGCCTTGGATGTAGCGAACAAGATTGGCATCATCTAAGTGTTGCTAACGTACTTTATGAACAGTTTTGTTAGTAATTCTGTGTTCTAGTGCCACAACATTTTGTCTGTTTTCTTTAACACTTTGGGGAAActatattttgtttattttagttAAAGTTTAATTGTTATGGTCAATTTTTTTCGATCTTTATAAAGCGATTTTGCTCATTTCAAtccttttctataattttttaataattcaaaattttttacacTTCTACCTTTCTAGAATTAtgaaacaattttattttatttttatataaaattcaatcgttataatttacaatttaaataaaaaattaacgcAACTCTCAAAAGGATGTATAATATGTTTCAGAAAATGTTTATCATTCATTCTCGGAGTCCGTCTTATTCTTCTCTTCCCCAGTTTGAGCTAATTAATTTTGTACTCGACGAAAGGAGTGAGCCTACTGGCCAAGTATACGCaagattattattaaaataataatttatatcatattataaattagagtttatataattttaaaattcttaaatataCCATTTGTAGTCAAACTCTacttaattaagttttatattattatttaaaacaaaattaaactaaaatcggaaaaatcaaatatttttcttCTGAATAAGATGGtaccataaaaaataatttatttattaatgggTATTGAgataaatactttttttttctttagatcTTATCAAGTTTAATtctcataaattaaataaatattatttatttaaataataattaaaataagtatgaaatttattttagaaattgACAGTTCCTATGGTTTAAATTGCTTTTCAGGTTGAGCAGATGTTATTTTTGGAGCTGAAGGCGAAGATTTTCACCCATTTCATGAACTGAGCGGTGAGGGAGGAGATTTGAGGTTAGTCTATTGGAACAAGAAAGGTCTTACACggactttaatttttattgaagaACTGAGGTATGGGattgatttttatttctttcaagAAATTACTGTTGAAAATACGTGGTTGTTACTAGTACTTATAAACGGGAAACATGCATATAGAAGCTAGCTactctcataataataataataaaatatttgatatctataattttactactaaaaaagaaaatagagggAACAGTAGAAGAAAATATGTAGAGGGCACTTCATCAATCAGCAGCTACAGAGACTTTCAATTTCTTTATAGCTCCTGCAAGGATCTCTGCAATTTCAGATTCAGAATAGCCTTGTTCTGAAAGCTTGTCTTCAAGTTCAAGCAGCTTCACATGTTTTTTTCGCCTGCGGTTATGATCAAGAATGTCGATCTTGGGCTTTCGGATGAAGCCACAAGTATCCCGATGTGGATGGGATCGATTGAGATGGGGATTAAATTGTGAAGATTTTGGTTTGAGAAAGAATCTGTTGGATTGGATATAGCCATTGCTCCCAGACCCTCTTGGGGTTGAAATTCCTGCTCGGTTGTACATTGTCTCCTCTTTTTACACAACCAAAACAAGAGAAAAATCTATAATATAATCTCAATATGGGATTAAAGTGgctatatatatagagagagagagagaaagggatTCAAAACCCATTCCTTTTAGGAGAAGAATTCCTTCCTTTGATTGAAAACCCATTTGTTTTAGGATAAGAGTTGTCTTCTCCGGTGTAGTTGACCTGTAGAAAACCACATCTTAAATTCAATAAACCCATAAGGAATTGAATATTCTTGTTCAATCTTCAATTCCTAGCTCCTGCAAGAATCTTTGCAATTTCAAATTCAGAATATTCTTGTTCTGAAAGCTTATCTTCAAGCTCAGGTAGCTTCACTTGTATTTTTCGCTTGCGGTTATGATCAACAATGTCAATACTGGGACTTTGGGGGAAGCCAGAAGTTTCCCGATGAGGCTGGAATCGGTTGTGATGAAAATTAAATTGTGAAGATTTTGGTTTGAGAAAGATTTTGTTGGACTGGAGTAGCCATTACTCTCAAACCTTCTTGGGTTGGAACTCCTACTCCGTTGTACATTGTACATTATCTCATCTTTCTACTAGGGACGGAGCGACATGTTGGTCAAGGAGGCCATGGTtccttaaaaattttcaaatttttttgcgTGTATGGTAGTTTTACATTATCATTAAGTTCTTGtatatttaagaaatttattaattaatttttttaaaattattcaattaaaatattttatatgctataaaattaaaatttttaattattttattaaatagatgAATagcaaattttaaaagaattttaaaaaaataatttttttttgtatttgacaaaatcaataatataaaattttaatttaatttaatttaatttttttgaatttttgtaagaattgattttgaattaaaagtaaattttatcaaaattattagaattttacaagaaataattgcatttaaagttatttaaatcaaaattacttaattagccattaaaatttttttattttctttttcttttatttttaattttaaatttattttttatttttaattaataattgattttcataaaattattttaaattaataattattaatatttaatgtatttataattaatattaaaaaatttattatatattttattaatttaaaaaaataatttatatttttaatggtaaaaaattatgtaaaattcagactttaaatgttataaaaatattaaaaatgatgttaatgaatgtgaaaaaaatgttatttataagaaaaaatatttatattttatttaaaaataataagaatgataaataatttaaattaatttaaattttattattaatttatttaatataaaagagtttaattgaattctattatatttaaattcattctaaataaatgaatttttttttctaaataaaaataaattgaattaaattctattgataaaatttaattttttttaaaaaaaaattgcatactAAACAAGAGTTTAGCGACTTTTAACACTTATACTATTTATTTCATGTAATTTTTGCTATGCATTATTGTACTATCTAGCCCCTTTCATTGTCAcagtttataaattttagagtaaaattaaagttattattatttcatcgttaatcttttttaattatatctagaAATACTATTATATATGGGAATaatgcaaaaaaaaataaaatttatgaaataataaatcTAACTTAGTGTGTTaattcagaaaaataaaaattattctttattaCTTCCTCTATCTCAAAaaatagatttatttatttttttacacatattaacaaaatataattaatagttaaaagcaataaattttatattgtgttaaaaaaatttaaattcttttattttaaataaaaattttataaaaaaattaaattaaattaaaacttttaattctAAGAAGGGTTaatattttagaattaaaataatttttaaaatctctcattagattaaaagttaaatatatattttgactTATTTTTAGGttatattaattcatttttcttgctaacttttaatatttgatcatatttatgtaattatttaataaaatttaaaagctgAATATATACTTATATTTCTCCATTAATTAGGGTtaacatattaaatatttaaattaacgtactcataaaaattataataattaaatataaactgGTCAATAAATCACTTTCACTCATATTACTCcagtactaaattattattggaattaataaattttatatttttgcaggtatattttaaaatttaataataaaattaaaaaacttaaaatgttggtaaaattttagatttttttttataaaataattaatcaaaatcatattatttttgTGTACATCTATGAGATATTGGACGAAAACCAATTATCATATTTACCATGTTTCACACGGATCCCTTCCTTGAGTCTGTAGATATTGGGGTAGGATACTCTGGCTTTTTCTACTGGGAAGACCCAATTCCAAATTGGGCTGATGCTTGCTGTAGCTACTCTTGCTCCTAGAAAATTAACCATGATGGTAAAAAATAGCCCAATTCTAAGTATTAGAAGACATACTGAAGAAGGAGGAAACTAAGCTAAAATATAAATCTtctgaatgaaagaaaaaggcaCATGTACAACCATATTAGCTTGAGAATTGTGGGGAATTGCTACAACAGAGAAGAGAAGAACCACCGTTGCATCCGGTCACCATCACCTAGTTAAAAGAGATTTTTCCAAATCAACTGAAGAGAAGGTAATGTGCTCTTTAACGATCGCTTTACACTTTCCGAACACAGTTTCGCAAGTTATCGCTAGTTTCAATCAGCGGAATTATTAAGATAAAGTACAAATTGAGGGATCTCCGTTGTCTAAAGAGAAAGGTCGTCTACGAAAAAGAtacttatattaaaatttaaaataaaaaaaaaaaagaaaaaagaaatattcaGATGTCTAGAAAATTAGTAGATATACCCTTAGTTTCTACTTTTCAAAATAcatgatttatatattttttttaaaaaaatattgatacactaatttttagtatattaaatatattttataactgacatctatataaaatattcataaaaataagttcaattaagcattatatttttattaagaataaaataaattcaatttgatttttttaattaattaaatatttatatttttatgtaagttccaacataatataatattatttattttgaaatattaaaaatttaatattttaattaacataaaatttaaaaaatatataaaaatagtaaataaaaataaatttcattataaaaatatcttattattaaaaaatatattaatattaaattaatacaaatttaacttttaaataaaaatataagaatttaattaataaaaaaattaaattgatcttatttgattaagaaaaaatacataaatttgattggacttatttttaaatatttatttaaaaagaaaaaaaaaacccaacGGCTATACAGTTGTTCTGAGGACACGCGCCCCTTTAGGATGCAAAGGCTGTTGCTTGCTTCTAATAGCGGATAAGCAAAAGTGCGAGAACTGGAAATAAGAAGGATAAGCTCTCAACCACAAAATCCTGAGAATAATAGCTTTTACGACTTCTTCCCACTTCACTCAACAATGGCTTCCTTGCAAAATTCACCTTCACTCTATCACACATTGTCTTCCAACTCTTTTCCCCAGGTCCTCCCTCCCTCACTCTATCTATCTATATTTGTATTTCTGAAAGTTTATTTGTTGGTTTATGCTCTTTAGACTTACTTGAGCTTCGTTTCTTctgttatgtttatatatagatGGGACTACAGAGGTATCGTAGTTCGTTTCCTTGCTGTAGAAGAGGGTTTTCGTTTATTGTTCGTGCTGAGCAATCATGGGCTCTTTCTCAAGGTTTGTTCTATCTTTGGTTATTTGGCTGATCCTCCGATATCGATTTTGTCATATAATCATGGGCACTATGTTTATcattatttgaatttttctgcAATTTCATTTGTGTTTCTTTTtgggaaatttgaattttacttGTGAAATTCACTACAAGTGCATTTCTGGAAAATTTTATCCTTTGCTGGCAATTTGTTTATGAAATTATGTCAGTATTCCATT
This window harbors:
- the LOC110618492 gene encoding 60S ribosomal protein L23a, which gives rise to MAPAKADATKKTDPKAQAVKAAKAVKSGPTFKKKATKIRTKVTFHRPKTLKKERNPKYPRISAPPRNKLDHYQILKYPLTTESAMKKIEDNNTLVFIVDIRADKKKIKDAVKKMYDIQTKKVNTLIRPDGTKKAYVRLTPDYDALDVANKIGII
- the LOC110619058 gene encoding pre-mRNA-splicing factor cwc21-like, coding for MYNRAGISTPRGSGSNGYIQSNRFFLKPKSSQFNPHLNRSHPHRDTCGFIRKPKIDILDHNRRRKKHVKLLELEDKLSEQGYSESEIAEILAGAIKKLKVSVAAD